One part of the Limisphaerales bacterium genome encodes these proteins:
- a CDS encoding PQQ-like beta-propeller repeat protein — translation MKRSILFLVFSAVLTIPAAQWNQFRGPNGAGKTDANLPLALGEGKHLKWKTPMPGKAWSSPVVWDDQIWFTNAEADGHKLWAVCLDAGTGKVVHNKLVFEIANPQKSPVAMNSYASSTPVIEAGRVYVTFGAHGTACLDTKTAKTIWKRQEDDELYCDHFRLPASSPILSGNTLFLQFDGADKQFVVALNKKDGETQWLHKRAFDFGTDNGDRKKGYGTPSLIVNGDMPQLITPAAVATEALDPDTGKLLWTARTGGMNASGIPQFGHGLVFINNGMGSMSAIRPNKKGDLEAVWSSRRNIAKKSSMLVQGDYIYMVADNGVATCLEAKSGKSIWSERLNAGEFAASPILCGNRIYCFSIKGNAVIFAAAPKFKILSQGKYEDGFMATPAVIGNALILRTKSAVYRVEGGK, via the coding sequence ATGAAACGCTCTATTTTATTTCTCGTGTTCAGCGCGGTACTGACGATTCCAGCCGCGCAGTGGAACCAGTTTCGCGGGCCCAATGGCGCGGGCAAAACGGATGCCAATCTGCCGCTCGCGTTGGGCGAGGGGAAGCATCTGAAATGGAAAACGCCGATGCCGGGTAAGGCGTGGAGTTCGCCGGTGGTTTGGGACGATCAGATTTGGTTCACCAACGCCGAAGCGGACGGCCACAAGCTGTGGGCCGTGTGCCTCGATGCCGGCACGGGCAAGGTGGTGCACAACAAATTAGTGTTCGAAATTGCCAATCCGCAGAAGAGCCCCGTAGCGATGAACAGCTACGCTTCGTCCACGCCGGTGATTGAGGCGGGGCGCGTGTATGTGACGTTCGGCGCGCACGGCACGGCTTGTCTCGACACCAAAACCGCCAAGACAATTTGGAAACGGCAGGAGGACGACGAATTGTACTGCGACCATTTCCGGCTGCCCGCCAGCTCGCCCATCCTCAGCGGCAACACCTTGTTTCTGCAGTTCGATGGCGCGGACAAGCAATTCGTCGTGGCACTCAACAAAAAAGATGGTGAAACCCAATGGCTGCACAAACGCGCCTTTGATTTTGGCACAGACAATGGCGATCGCAAAAAAGGTTATGGCACGCCCTCACTCATTGTGAATGGCGACATGCCGCAACTGATCACCCCCGCCGCCGTGGCCACCGAGGCGTTGGATCCGGACACGGGGAAATTGCTTTGGACCGCCCGCACCGGCGGCATGAATGCCTCGGGCATCCCGCAGTTTGGGCACGGGTTGGTGTTCATCAACAACGGGATGGGATCGATGAGTGCTATTCGCCCAAACAAAAAGGGCGACCTCGAGGCGGTATGGAGCTCGCGCCGCAACATAGCCAAAAAATCTTCAATGCTCGTCCAAGGCGATTACATTTATATGGTGGCCGACAACGGCGTGGCGACGTGTCTTGAAGCCAAATCCGGGAAATCAATCTGGAGCGAACGCCTCAATGCCGGCGAGTTCGCCGCCTCACCCATCCTGTGCGGTAACCGAATTTACTGCTTCAGTATAAAAGGCAACGCGGTGATTTTCGCCGCCGCACCAAAATTCAAAATTCTGTCTCAAGGAAAATACGAAGACGGTTTTATGGCCACCCCCGCCGTAATCGGCAACGCATTGATTTTGCGTACCAAGTCGGCGGTGTATCGCGTGGAAGGCGGAAAATAA
- a CDS encoding PQQ-binding-like beta-propeller repeat protein: MKKILFSLWLSLNAANGVHAENWAQFRGPEGAGISNDKGIPLQWSTKDYAWKVKLAGIGHSSPVVWGDTVLVTSAVRAGERRALQAFDAGTGKIIWTEQLGGNTHKKHALNSYASATPCTDGKLVFVAWGDNDEYFMVAHDLKTGKETWRTQLPPSLSKHGHGTATSPIIFEDLVILLNEHDTGPGYIVALNKNTGKQQWRIKRTIEIMTYATPIIIEVNGKPQLINSCLDDGLMGIDPRKGTVLWTTPGKFDLRTVAMPVHWKGMVYGSCGGGGKGKLMLAVKVGGTGDVSGSHIAWTRQRSLPYVPTPIAYGDHIYLWLDNGIVICADAKTGKEVWNERVGRGDFSSSPVCIAGKIYCSSRTGEFTVIDASPEFKTHGRSLLGEATHATPAVSNGRMFIRGFEHLFCLEAK, from the coding sequence ATGAAAAAAATTCTTTTTTCTCTATGGCTATCCCTGAACGCAGCAAACGGAGTGCACGCGGAAAACTGGGCGCAGTTTCGCGGTCCGGAGGGTGCCGGGATCAGTAATGACAAAGGCATTCCGTTGCAGTGGTCGACGAAGGATTATGCGTGGAAAGTAAAACTCGCGGGCATTGGGCATTCGTCACCGGTGGTTTGGGGAGACACGGTGCTGGTGACTTCCGCCGTGCGCGCGGGCGAACGGCGGGCGTTGCAGGCGTTTGACGCCGGCACCGGAAAAATAATCTGGACCGAACAGCTCGGTGGAAACACGCACAAAAAACACGCGCTCAACAGTTATGCCTCGGCCACCCCGTGCACAGACGGGAAACTGGTTTTCGTGGCGTGGGGTGACAACGACGAGTATTTCATGGTGGCGCACGACCTCAAGACGGGGAAGGAAACATGGCGCACACAACTGCCGCCCTCATTGAGCAAGCACGGGCATGGCACGGCAACCTCGCCGATTATTTTTGAGGACCTTGTAATTCTCCTGAACGAACACGACACCGGCCCCGGCTACATTGTGGCGTTAAATAAAAATACAGGCAAACAGCAGTGGCGGATCAAGCGAACGATCGAAATCATGACCTACGCCACACCCATCATTATCGAGGTGAACGGCAAACCACAGTTGATCAATTCCTGCCTTGATGACGGACTGATGGGCATCGATCCCCGAAAGGGCACGGTGCTGTGGACGACGCCCGGCAAATTCGATCTACGCACCGTGGCGATGCCGGTGCATTGGAAGGGGATGGTTTACGGCAGCTGCGGCGGGGGCGGCAAGGGCAAGCTGATGCTGGCGGTAAAGGTGGGCGGCACGGGCGATGTTAGCGGGAGTCACATTGCGTGGACACGCCAACGCTCGTTGCCCTACGTTCCCACGCCGATTGCCTACGGTGATCACATTTATTTGTGGCTGGACAATGGCATCGTCATTTGTGCAGACGCAAAAACGGGCAAAGAAGTTTGGAATGAGCGTGTGGGCCGTGGCGATTTTTCCAGCTCGCCGGTATGCATCGCCGGCAAAATTTATTGCAGCTCACGCACGGGGGAATTCACCGTGATCGACGCCAGCCCGGAATTCAAAACGCACGGCCGCAGTCTGCTTGGCGAAGCCACCCACGCCACGCCGGCGGTGAGCAACGGTCGGATGTTCATCCGCGGCTTTGAACACCTCTTTTGTCTTGAGGCAAAGTAG
- a CDS encoding thermonuclease family protein, whose translation MATRKSPRPAAPFHYRATVSSVYDGDTCTVNIDLGLSVTLHQQKIRLHRINAPELRGRSHRRGRAARDFLRGEIMGHEILLQTIKDKKGKYGRYLGELWVKQGRQMVNVNDRLVAEGHAKFVDY comes from the coding sequence ATGGCTACCCGCAAATCCCCGCGTCCCGCCGCGCCGTTTCATTATCGCGCCACCGTCTCCAGCGTGTACGACGGCGACACCTGCACGGTGAATATCGACCTCGGTCTCTCCGTTACACTGCACCAGCAAAAGATTCGCCTGCACCGCATCAACGCCCCCGAGCTCCGCGGCCGCAGTCACCGGCGCGGGCGTGCGGCGCGTGATTTTCTGCGTGGCGAAATAATGGGCCACGAAATCTTGTTGCAAACCATCAAAGACAAAAAAGGCAAATACGGCCGTTACCTCGGCGAGCTTTGGGTAAAACAAGGCCGGCAAATGGTGAACGTCAACGACCGGCTGGTCGCCGAGGGCCACGCGAAATTTGTGGATTATTGA
- a CDS encoding xanthan lyase — protein sequence MQLPHALGLFVIAMSIAADEPRLPRPDEVDKPENIKFIVLDKSKLPGIVVDNTEAKLVGQWKHSVHTPPFVGVSYIHDMKEKKGEKSATFTPDLPRAGEYEVRVSHNTNIRRANGVPITITHANGETLVKINEGEPAPIKRLFRSLGKFEFKRGRAGFVTIRTTGTEGKYVIVDSVQFIPVKQ from the coding sequence ATGCAATTGCCACACGCACTGGGTCTGTTTGTAATCGCGATGAGTATTGCGGCTGATGAGCCGCGCTTGCCCCGGCCGGATGAGGTTGATAAGCCCGAAAACATCAAATTCATCGTCCTGGATAAATCCAAACTCCCCGGCATCGTGGTGGACAACACCGAGGCCAAGCTCGTCGGTCAATGGAAACACAGTGTGCACACGCCGCCCTTTGTGGGCGTCAGTTACATCCACGACATGAAAGAAAAAAAAGGCGAGAAGAGCGCCACCTTCACGCCCGATTTACCGCGGGCCGGAGAGTACGAAGTACGCGTGTCGCACAACACCAATATCCGCCGTGCGAATGGCGTGCCCATCACCATCACTCACGCGAACGGGGAGACACTCGTAAAAATTAACGAGGGCGAGCCGGCCCCGATCAAACGACTTTTCCGTTCGCTGGGGAAATTTGAATTCAAACGAGGCCGCGCCGGTTTCGTGACCATCCGCACCACCGGCACCGAAGGCAAATACGTCATCGTGGATTCCGTGCAATTTATTCCCGTGAAGCAATAG